One Arthrobacter sp. FW306-07-I genomic window carries:
- a CDS encoding HutD/Ves family protein, with protein sequence MQIIRFAELKAQPWRNGGGVTREIARQDSEDGGFDWRVSIADVAKAGDFTAFPGMERVLTVIEGELILLSVDGAEQPLEKYRPFRFDGGAATAAKLPTGDIRDLNVITRAGAFKGFTSIVELSRKRAHPVFEGQFGVLLQGQATVSQGGGEPMELGRYDTVVGSDGGSPEILGRGFLAVVSIDPVDTTA encoded by the coding sequence ATGCAGATCATCCGCTTCGCAGAACTCAAGGCCCAACCGTGGCGCAATGGCGGCGGGGTGACCAGGGAAATCGCACGCCAGGACTCCGAAGACGGTGGCTTTGACTGGCGGGTGAGCATCGCTGACGTTGCCAAGGCAGGAGATTTCACGGCGTTCCCCGGCATGGAGCGCGTCCTGACGGTCATCGAAGGGGAACTGATCCTGCTTTCCGTTGACGGCGCAGAGCAGCCCCTGGAGAAGTACCGTCCCTTCAGGTTCGACGGCGGGGCCGCCACCGCTGCCAAGCTGCCCACCGGGGACATCAGGGACCTGAACGTCATCACCCGGGCGGGGGCCTTCAAGGGCTTCACGTCCATCGTTGAGCTGTCCAGGAAGCGCGCCCACCCGGTGTTCGAAGGGCAGTTCGGTGTGCTGCTGCAAGGGCAGGCGACGGTCAGCCAGGGCGGCGGAGAGCCCATGGAGCTGGGCCGCTACGACACGGTAGTGGGCTCGGACGGCGGCTCTCCCGAAATCCTGGGGCGCGGCTTCCTGGCCGTGGTGTCCATCGACCCGGTGGACACCACCGCGTAA
- a CDS encoding nucleoside/nucleotide kinase family protein gives MDSPEIAQAVDALRRRMVPGTRTILGIAGAPGSGKSTFATWLQEQFSPGTSVVVPMDGFHLGNAIIEGTPLRARKGAIDTFDGSGYLSLLRRLARRDEAVVYAPEFRRTIDEPVAASIAVPADVPLVITEGNYLLADQEPWKEVRAQLDEVWFLETPHELRLQRLVDRHVSFGMDPETALAWASGPDEANARLIQATRPAADRVIPWL, from the coding sequence ATGGACTCCCCCGAGATCGCCCAGGCCGTCGACGCGCTGCGACGCCGCATGGTGCCTGGCACGCGGACCATCCTCGGCATTGCCGGGGCGCCAGGGTCCGGCAAGTCCACTTTCGCAACCTGGCTCCAGGAGCAGTTCAGCCCGGGAACCTCGGTTGTGGTCCCGATGGACGGCTTCCACCTGGGCAACGCGATCATCGAGGGCACGCCGTTGCGTGCGCGGAAGGGCGCCATTGATACGTTCGACGGCAGCGGCTACCTCTCGCTGCTGCGCCGCCTGGCGCGCCGGGACGAGGCAGTGGTGTACGCGCCGGAGTTCCGCCGCACCATCGATGAACCGGTAGCGGCGTCCATCGCCGTCCCGGCCGACGTCCCGCTGGTGATCACCGAGGGCAACTACCTGCTGGCGGACCAGGAGCCATGGAAGGAGGTGCGGGCGCAGCTGGACGAGGTGTGGTTCCTCGAAACCCCGCACGAGCTCCGGCTGCAGCGGCTGGTTGACCGGCATGTGTCGTTCGGGATGGACCCGGAGACTGCGCTTGCCTGGGCCAGCGGACCCGACGAGGCGAACGCCCGGCTGATCCAGGCAACCCGCCCTGCCGCGGACCGCGTCATACCCTGGCTGTAA
- a CDS encoding phosphoribosylanthranilate isomerase, whose amino-acid sequence MFVKVCGLSTPESVREAVDAGADAVGFVLTASPRVVSPSQAASLLAGVPKTVSPIGVFRDEPVADAIAIARAAGLEWIQLHGSRSRADVKTVHDAGMKLIRAITMGAAQDDFEDWGEDLLLIDAAVPGSGESWDYASVAALPALQGRNWLLAGGLEPGNVGQASAAAHAWGVDVSSGVEVSRGVKDLAKVRAFVHAAKDAATV is encoded by the coding sequence ATGTTCGTCAAAGTGTGTGGTCTCAGCACGCCCGAATCGGTGCGCGAGGCAGTGGATGCCGGTGCGGACGCCGTGGGTTTCGTGCTCACGGCCAGCCCCCGGGTGGTCTCGCCGTCGCAGGCGGCTTCGTTGCTGGCAGGGGTCCCCAAAACCGTCTCCCCGATCGGGGTGTTCCGCGACGAACCGGTGGCCGACGCCATTGCCATCGCCCGGGCAGCGGGCCTGGAATGGATCCAGCTGCACGGCAGCCGGTCCCGCGCGGACGTGAAAACCGTGCACGACGCCGGCATGAAGCTGATCAGGGCCATCACCATGGGTGCCGCCCAGGATGATTTCGAGGACTGGGGCGAGGACCTGCTCCTGATTGATGCAGCGGTGCCCGGATCCGGCGAGTCCTGGGACTACGCCTCCGTGGCTGCGCTGCCCGCGCTGCAAGGGCGCAACTGGCTGCTCGCCGGTGGACTTGAACCCGGGAACGTGGGCCAGGCATCGGCAGCCGCGCATGCCTGGGGTGTGGATGTTTCCTCCGGCGTTGAAGTATCCCGGGGCGTGAAGGACCTGGCCAAGGTCCGCGCCTTCGTGCACGCTGCCAAGGACGCCGCCACGGTCTAG
- a CDS encoding 2-phosphosulfolactate phosphatase has translation MNAPGSSPRHTFSANAAHRQLPFTVRLDWGLVGALTVAPGADIAVVVDVLSFSTCVSVALDRGAEVFPYRWRDTGAEDFAAHHQAQLAGPRDGGGLSLSPTSFRDAEGLERVVLPSPNGSELCHALAGEVPLVAAVCLRNAAATAEWVAANLPGDAVVAVVAAGERWPDGTLRPAVEDQIGAGAFIAGLVAAGKGGYEAGDGRHGYAPEAVAAMAVYESAEPRLREMLQQCSSGRELSGAGYAGDADIAAELDQSDSVAILRNGAFRQL, from the coding sequence GTGAACGCGCCCGGCTCCAGCCCGCGGCACACGTTCTCCGCCAATGCCGCGCACCGGCAACTCCCGTTCACGGTCCGGCTGGACTGGGGGCTCGTCGGGGCATTGACGGTGGCGCCCGGGGCGGATATCGCGGTGGTGGTGGACGTGCTGTCCTTCAGTACGTGCGTCAGCGTGGCGCTGGACCGGGGCGCGGAAGTCTTCCCTTACCGGTGGCGGGACACCGGCGCGGAAGACTTCGCTGCCCACCACCAGGCGCAGCTGGCGGGGCCGCGCGACGGCGGCGGGCTGAGCCTGTCCCCGACAAGCTTCAGAGATGCGGAGGGACTGGAGAGAGTGGTGCTGCCGTCCCCCAACGGTTCGGAACTGTGCCACGCGCTTGCGGGGGAGGTTCCCCTGGTGGCCGCGGTATGCCTGCGGAACGCGGCGGCCACGGCGGAGTGGGTGGCCGCCAATCTTCCAGGCGACGCGGTGGTGGCGGTGGTGGCCGCCGGTGAACGCTGGCCGGACGGCACACTTCGCCCCGCCGTCGAGGACCAGATCGGAGCCGGTGCGTTCATCGCCGGGCTGGTGGCTGCCGGCAAGGGCGGGTATGAAGCCGGTGACGGACGGCACGGCTATGCACCGGAAGCCGTAGCGGCCATGGCTGTCTACGAATCCGCAGAACCGCGCCTGCGGGAGATGCTGCAGCAATGCTCCAGCGGGCGGGAGCTGTCCGGGGCCGGTTACGCCGGGGACGCTGACATCGCCGCGGAACTGGACCAAAGCGATTCGGTGGCCATCCTGCGGAACGGGGCATTCCGGCAGCTTTGA
- the modA gene encoding molybdate ABC transporter substrate-binding protein: protein MIRQDIPFLRPRFCAALLALGILLPALLAGCGAQAGNAPDAGATPSGTVTVFAAASLKATFTELARTFEAEYPGTHVALSFAGSSDLAGQLSQGAPADVFASADTANMKKMQDAGLADGTPKDFATNTLAIAVPPGNPAGIASLQDLARPGIKLVTCARQVPCGAATAKVAQAAGLTLNPVSEENAVTDVLGKVTSGEADAGLVYGTDITAAGSSAKGIPFPEAAGAVNTYPIAGVATGRNKATARAFLSLVIGPEGQQVLAAAGFGPAGEGAGSK, encoded by the coding sequence ATGATCAGGCAGGACATCCCCTTCCTGAGGCCCCGCTTCTGCGCCGCGCTGCTTGCCTTGGGTATCCTCCTGCCGGCTTTGCTCGCCGGATGTGGCGCGCAGGCCGGCAATGCCCCGGATGCCGGCGCCACGCCAAGCGGCACCGTCACCGTTTTTGCCGCAGCCTCCCTCAAAGCCACCTTCACCGAGCTCGCCCGCACTTTCGAAGCGGAATACCCGGGAACACACGTGGCCCTGAGCTTCGCGGGGTCCTCGGACCTGGCCGGCCAGCTCAGCCAGGGTGCACCGGCGGACGTCTTCGCATCAGCAGACACGGCCAACATGAAGAAAATGCAGGACGCGGGCCTCGCGGACGGCACGCCGAAAGACTTTGCCACCAACACCCTGGCCATCGCCGTGCCGCCCGGCAACCCGGCCGGAATCGCCTCGCTGCAGGACCTGGCCCGGCCGGGCATCAAACTGGTCACCTGCGCCCGGCAGGTTCCGTGCGGTGCCGCGACGGCCAAGGTGGCTCAGGCCGCGGGGCTTACCCTGAACCCGGTGAGCGAGGAGAATGCCGTCACGGACGTCCTGGGCAAGGTCACTTCCGGTGAGGCCGACGCCGGGCTGGTCTACGGCACGGACATCACGGCCGCCGGTTCCAGCGCGAAAGGCATCCCGTTTCCGGAAGCTGCGGGTGCAGTCAATACCTACCCGATCGCGGGTGTCGCCACCGGCCGGAACAAGGCCACCGCCAGGGCCTTCCTAAGCCTGGTCATCGGTCCGGAAGGCCAACAGGTCCTGGCCGCGGCAGGGTTCGGCCCGGCCGGCGAGGGTGCGGGCAGCAAGTGA
- a CDS encoding GNAT family N-acetyltransferase produces the protein MTTITVVKAQDLPLSEVLELYRAVEWLAYTKDPDNLVRALEGSSTLVAAHDDQTLVGLARVISDSASICYLQDILVRPSHHRRGIGRALAELALGEYPHVRQKVLITDNEPKQKAFYEALGYIQAEEFQGGSVRAFIRFD, from the coding sequence ATGACCACCATCACCGTAGTGAAGGCCCAAGACCTGCCACTCAGTGAAGTCCTTGAGCTATACCGTGCGGTGGAATGGCTTGCCTACACGAAGGACCCCGACAATCTCGTACGAGCCTTGGAAGGATCTTCCACACTCGTGGCCGCTCATGACGACCAGACGCTGGTTGGACTAGCGCGTGTCATTTCCGATAGTGCTTCGATTTGCTACCTCCAGGACATCCTTGTTCGGCCGTCGCATCACAGAAGAGGTATAGGGCGAGCTCTTGCTGAGCTGGCACTCGGAGAGTACCCGCATGTGCGCCAGAAAGTACTGATCACCGACAACGAGCCGAAGCAGAAAGCGTTCTACGAAGCGCTCGGCTATATCCAGGCCGAGGAATTCCAAGGAGGATCGGTCAGAGCCTTCATCAGATTCGACTGA
- a CDS encoding VOC family protein produces MSLRIQAIAVDSTEPGIPAAFWEKALGWRRTHEEDDEVVLEPPAGSKEDGVVPDLLFLRVPERKELKNRLHLDLRPEDQDAEVARLEKLGARQVSVGQGAAATWVVMADPDGNEFCVLRALRPGEGG; encoded by the coding sequence ATGAGCCTGCGCATCCAAGCCATCGCCGTTGATTCGACCGAGCCCGGGATTCCGGCAGCCTTCTGGGAAAAGGCGCTGGGGTGGCGGCGCACCCATGAGGAGGATGACGAAGTCGTGCTGGAGCCGCCGGCGGGCAGCAAGGAAGACGGCGTGGTGCCCGATTTGCTCTTCCTGCGGGTCCCCGAACGGAAAGAGCTCAAGAACCGCCTGCATTTGGATCTCCGGCCCGAGGACCAGGATGCTGAAGTGGCCCGGCTCGAGAAGTTGGGTGCCCGCCAGGTCTCCGTGGGACAGGGCGCGGCCGCCACGTGGGTGGTCATGGCTGACCCGGACGGCAACGAGTTCTGCGTGCTTCGCGCCCTGAGGCCCGGCGAAGGCGGCTAG
- a CDS encoding putative quinol monooxygenase: MPAIVHFEVQIDPARRDDAAAYLSETLAATRAWPGNLGIEALVDDADPCHILVVETWATTQDHDDYAAWRKTPEGKHRLGEVLAGTPSKQVYSETMPLDLQPSQA; this comes from the coding sequence ATGCCTGCCATCGTGCACTTCGAAGTCCAGATTGACCCCGCCCGCCGCGACGACGCCGCCGCATACCTGTCTGAAACCCTCGCCGCCACCCGTGCCTGGCCCGGAAACCTGGGGATCGAAGCATTGGTGGACGACGCAGATCCGTGCCACATCCTGGTAGTGGAAACCTGGGCCACCACCCAGGACCATGACGACTACGCCGCATGGCGGAAGACGCCGGAGGGGAAGCACAGGCTGGGCGAGGTTCTCGCCGGGACACCGTCAAAGCAGGTTTACTCGGAGACCATGCCGCTCGACCTGCAGCCGTCCCAGGCCTAA
- a CDS encoding aminoglycoside phosphotransferase family protein, which yields MTQVAMPLAARDRLLDRFGVAAAAWIDDFGAIVSELCQKWALDPRTVHVGGTGAVVECISAADGMRRALKLSPDPTITAQEAAALRYWADAHTMVDLMDADTTHGAILLEWLPEATQLTADTWVIAEVEDLIIDLFSPSTPPPHGVPLAHERVELMFELWDRRRRALPDSPIDDNVWRRSHAAALDMAGEGESLLHGDLHLGNLLRVDDGRGIVAIDPRPCVGDPAMDLTDLATIGAANEAEIRHRCLQLADIANPVDAGRLWLWCRTFAPMAAVSLARRTDKMEELTLMRDLAYTR from the coding sequence ATGACACAAGTTGCTATGCCTCTTGCTGCCCGGGACCGACTTCTCGATCGATTCGGCGTTGCGGCCGCGGCCTGGATCGACGACTTCGGAGCGATCGTGAGCGAACTCTGCCAGAAGTGGGCACTTGACCCACGAACCGTTCATGTGGGCGGAACGGGCGCCGTTGTCGAGTGCATATCGGCCGCGGACGGAATGCGGCGCGCACTCAAGCTCTCACCCGATCCCACGATCACAGCGCAGGAAGCAGCCGCGTTGAGATACTGGGCGGACGCCCACACCATGGTCGACCTGATGGACGCGGACACCACGCACGGCGCGATTTTGCTCGAGTGGCTCCCCGAGGCAACCCAGCTGACCGCCGACACCTGGGTCATTGCGGAGGTCGAGGATCTCATTATCGATCTCTTCTCGCCGTCGACACCGCCGCCACATGGTGTTCCCCTCGCTCATGAGCGCGTGGAGCTCATGTTCGAGTTGTGGGATCGCCGCCGCCGCGCCCTCCCGGACTCGCCGATCGACGACAACGTGTGGCGTCGATCCCACGCCGCAGCGTTGGACATGGCGGGCGAAGGTGAGTCCTTGCTTCACGGCGATCTGCACCTCGGCAATCTCCTCCGGGTCGACGACGGTCGCGGGATTGTTGCCATCGACCCACGCCCTTGCGTCGGCGATCCGGCGATGGATCTCACTGACCTCGCCACGATTGGAGCGGCCAACGAAGCGGAGATCCGCCATCGATGCCTGCAGCTCGCAGACATCGCTAATCCCGTAGACGCAGGCCGGCTGTGGCTCTGGTGTCGCACCTTCGCCCCTATGGCGGCAGTCTCACTAGCCCGCCGTACCGACAAGATGGAGGAACTCACCCTCATGCGCGACCTCGCCTACACGCGCTGA
- a CDS encoding TOBE domain-containing protein produces MALIRVSEAARFLGVSDDTVRRWTENGTLNPLRDGSGRLAVDGLELAAHAQKLAQLPDDPKRGNSSARNRFVGLVTNVITDKVMAQVELQCGPFRVVSLMSSEAVRELGLEPGAVATAVVKATTVIIEAPKGKATA; encoded by the coding sequence ATGGCCCTTATCCGCGTTTCCGAAGCCGCCCGGTTCCTTGGCGTGAGCGACGATACCGTCCGCCGCTGGACCGAGAACGGAACCCTCAACCCGCTGCGCGACGGCTCGGGCCGGCTCGCGGTCGACGGGCTGGAACTGGCGGCCCACGCGCAGAAGCTGGCCCAGCTCCCGGATGACCCCAAGCGCGGCAACAGTTCCGCGCGGAACCGCTTCGTGGGCCTGGTGACCAACGTGATCACGGACAAAGTGATGGCGCAGGTGGAACTGCAGTGCGGACCCTTCCGGGTGGTGTCGCTGATGAGCAGCGAGGCGGTCCGCGAACTGGGCCTCGAACCAGGCGCCGTGGCCACCGCCGTCGTCAAGGCAACAACTGTCATCATCGAGGCCCCGAAAGGGAAGGCCACGGCATGA
- a CDS encoding DMT family transporter gives MLKRALPWLVLLASAVLEAVWATALGLSDGFSKPLPTAVFAVTATLSMLGLGMAIRSIPLGTAYAIWVGIGAALTVGWAMATGVEPFSVVKLLFIAGIVGCAAGLKALPAGKDAPAAPSSD, from the coding sequence ATGCTGAAGCGCGCACTCCCGTGGCTGGTGCTCCTGGCGTCCGCGGTCCTGGAAGCAGTCTGGGCCACGGCCCTTGGCCTGTCCGACGGCTTCAGCAAACCCTTGCCTACTGCCGTCTTCGCCGTCACCGCGACCCTGAGCATGCTGGGCCTGGGCATGGCCATCCGCAGCATTCCCCTGGGCACCGCCTACGCCATCTGGGTGGGTATAGGCGCCGCACTCACCGTCGGCTGGGCAATGGCCACCGGCGTGGAGCCCTTCAGCGTGGTGAAACTGCTGTTCATCGCCGGCATCGTGGGCTGCGCGGCCGGCCTGAAGGCGCTGCCGGCCGGAAAAGACGCTCCGGCTGCTCCCAGCAGTGACTAG
- a CDS encoding DUF4031 domain-containing protein, whose amino-acid sequence MAIYIDPPLWPAHGTHFSHLVSDASLDELHAFAAAAGIPERAFDGDHYDVPERRFEELVAAGAVSVEARVLVRRLIASGLRIPARRRNKALKVPLLNRWEAIMPGNDALFLDLLDRWSEPHRHYHGCTHLLSVLEALDLLTEPDEAPRSVLLAAWFHDAVYRGAAGEDEEESARLAEKRLTEAGLPEEEVAETARLVRLTSDHRPEPGDDDGALLCDADLSVLGGEPEDYARYVAAVRKDYAHIGDADFAAGRAAVVRQLLELDPLFHHERARDLWLDAAHRNLESELT is encoded by the coding sequence ATGGCCATTTACATCGACCCGCCGCTGTGGCCTGCACACGGAACCCACTTCTCACACCTGGTCTCGGACGCTTCCCTGGACGAGCTGCATGCCTTCGCTGCCGCCGCCGGGATCCCGGAGCGGGCCTTCGACGGCGACCATTACGACGTACCGGAACGCCGCTTCGAGGAGCTCGTGGCGGCCGGCGCGGTGTCCGTGGAGGCCAGGGTGCTGGTCCGCAGGCTCATCGCGAGTGGACTGCGCATCCCGGCCCGGCGTCGGAACAAGGCGCTGAAGGTCCCGCTCCTGAACCGGTGGGAGGCCATCATGCCGGGCAATGACGCACTGTTCCTGGACCTGCTGGACCGGTGGAGCGAACCACACCGCCACTATCACGGCTGCACGCATTTGCTCTCGGTACTGGAGGCGCTGGACCTGCTCACCGAACCGGACGAGGCGCCGCGGTCCGTGCTGCTGGCCGCCTGGTTCCACGACGCCGTGTACCGCGGCGCCGCCGGCGAGGATGAGGAGGAATCCGCACGGCTTGCCGAGAAACGCCTTACCGAGGCCGGCCTGCCGGAGGAAGAGGTGGCGGAGACGGCGCGGCTGGTCCGGCTGACATCCGACCACCGGCCGGAACCAGGCGACGACGACGGCGCCCTCCTCTGCGACGCGGACCTGTCCGTCCTGGGTGGGGAGCCGGAGGACTACGCCCGGTATGTTGCCGCCGTACGGAAGGACTATGCGCACATCGGTGATGCCGACTTCGCAGCCGGCAGGGCCGCCGTCGTGCGTCAACTGCTGGAACTGGACCCGCTCTTCCACCACGAGCGCGCCCGGGACCTGTGGCTGGACGCGGCGCACCGCAACCTGGAAAGCGAACTGACGTGA
- a CDS encoding aldo/keto reductase gives MANAPTNPGTTVQLGDGLAVSPLGFGGMALTPVYGEVDPAEALQTLHHAVDAGVSFIDTADIYGGGSNEELISQLLKDRRDEVQLATKFALVGTPTDGYTDIRGDAGYVHQAVERSLQRLGTDVIDLYYMHRRDVRVPIEETVGAMAELVKQGKVKHLGLSEVTAQELQDASAVHPIAAVQSEWSIWSRDVERNVVPAAANLGVGFVPYSPLGRGFLTGTVDTSSLGDKDFRRNIPRFAPDAASANQAVVDAVRSVADQLQATPAQVALAWLLAQGKRLGLPVVPIPGTRKAARIDENLGALSLDLTPAHLEALDAASDAVVGSRSADPKWVSEGRE, from the coding sequence ATGGCTAACGCCCCCACCAACCCCGGCACTACAGTCCAGCTCGGCGACGGCCTGGCCGTCAGCCCCCTCGGGTTCGGCGGCATGGCCCTCACCCCCGTTTACGGCGAGGTGGACCCAGCGGAGGCACTGCAGACGCTGCACCATGCCGTGGACGCCGGTGTCAGCTTCATTGACACAGCCGACATCTACGGCGGCGGCAGCAACGAAGAACTGATTTCCCAGCTGCTCAAGGACCGGCGGGACGAGGTCCAGCTGGCCACTAAGTTCGCGCTGGTGGGCACGCCGACGGACGGCTACACGGACATCAGGGGCGACGCCGGATACGTGCACCAGGCGGTGGAGCGGAGCCTGCAGCGGCTGGGCACGGACGTCATCGACCTCTACTACATGCACCGCCGGGACGTCCGGGTCCCCATCGAAGAGACCGTGGGCGCCATGGCCGAGCTGGTGAAGCAGGGAAAGGTCAAGCACCTGGGCCTGTCCGAAGTGACGGCGCAGGAACTGCAGGACGCCTCGGCGGTCCACCCCATCGCCGCGGTCCAAAGCGAATGGTCCATCTGGAGCCGCGATGTGGAACGCAATGTGGTTCCCGCCGCCGCCAACCTCGGTGTGGGTTTTGTTCCCTACTCTCCGCTGGGCCGCGGGTTCCTCACCGGCACCGTGGACACCTCGAGCCTGGGCGACAAGGACTTCCGCCGGAACATCCCCCGTTTCGCCCCCGATGCCGCAAGCGCCAACCAGGCCGTGGTGGACGCGGTCCGGTCCGTGGCGGACCAGCTGCAGGCCACCCCCGCCCAGGTTGCCTTGGCGTGGCTGCTGGCCCAGGGCAAGCGGCTGGGCCTGCCCGTGGTCCCCATCCCCGGCACCCGCAAGGCCGCCCGCATCGACGAAAACCTCGGCGCACTGTCCCTCGACCTCACCCCGGCGCACCTGGAGGCCCTGGACGCGGCCTCAGACGCCGTCGTCGGCTCCCGTTCCGCGGACCCCAAATGGGTGTCCGAGGGCCGGGAATAA
- a CDS encoding DMT family transporter — MSWVILILSGALEAVWAAALHRASKVSGRRRLAPAALFLVAVAASTGGLAVAMQSIPTGTAYAVWVGVGVVLTSAYAMATKVEPPTAARLLLLSGIAACVVGLKVVA, encoded by the coding sequence ATGTCGTGGGTAATCCTCATTCTTTCCGGCGCTCTGGAAGCCGTCTGGGCGGCCGCGCTGCACCGGGCCTCCAAGGTTTCCGGGCGCCGGCGCCTCGCCCCGGCCGCCCTCTTCCTCGTGGCCGTCGCGGCCAGCACCGGGGGTCTCGCCGTCGCTATGCAGTCCATCCCCACCGGCACCGCCTACGCCGTGTGGGTGGGTGTGGGCGTCGTCCTCACTTCCGCCTACGCCATGGCTACCAAAGTGGAACCCCCGACGGCGGCGCGCCTGCTGCTGCTGTCCGGCATCGCCGCGTGCGTAGTTGGCCTGAAGGTGGTGGCGTAA
- a CDS encoding YccF domain-containing protein, which translates to MKTLLNIIWLVFGGLWLALGYFLAGVVCCLLIVTIPWGIASFRIAAYTLWPFGRMVVDKPGGTGVFSLLGNVIWLLVAGIWIAIGHVVTAFAMAITIVGIPLAIANLKLIPVSLMPLGKQIVPTSTPFVSTYPVRTYR; encoded by the coding sequence ATGAAGACACTTCTGAACATCATCTGGCTGGTTTTCGGCGGCCTGTGGCTTGCCTTGGGCTATTTCCTGGCGGGTGTGGTCTGCTGCCTGCTGATCGTCACCATCCCGTGGGGCATTGCCTCGTTCCGGATCGCCGCCTACACCCTGTGGCCCTTTGGTCGAATGGTGGTGGATAAGCCCGGCGGCACCGGTGTCTTCTCGCTGCTGGGCAATGTGATCTGGCTGCTGGTGGCCGGAATCTGGATCGCCATCGGGCACGTGGTCACGGCGTTCGCCATGGCCATCACCATCGTCGGCATTCCGCTGGCCATCGCCAACCTGAAGCTAATCCCGGTGTCCCTGATGCCGCTCGGCAAGCAGATCGTGCCCACCAGTACCCCCTTTGTGAGTACCTACCCCGTCAGGACCTACCGCTAG
- a CDS encoding ABC transporter permease, whose amino-acid sequence MPGWVRALAVVAAVVVVLPLLAMVLRVDWAHFIPLVTSGPSLTALGLSLRTSAASTLLCIVLGVPLALVLARDTFRLQGLLRSLVLLPLVLPPVVGGIALLYTFGRQGLLGRTLEVLGLQIAFSTTAVVLAQTFVALPFLVVSLEGALRTSGSRYEAVAATLGARPGTVFRRVTLPLVLPGLASGAVLSFARSLGEFGATLTFAGSLQGVTRTLPLEIYLQRETDPDAAVALSLVLVAVAVAVVALAYLSARPGKGSLAEHGFRRGIT is encoded by the coding sequence ATCCCCGGCTGGGTGCGGGCGCTGGCCGTCGTAGCTGCCGTCGTCGTCGTGCTCCCGCTGCTGGCCATGGTGCTGCGGGTGGACTGGGCCCATTTCATTCCGCTGGTGACGTCCGGCCCGTCGCTGACGGCGCTGGGACTGAGCCTGCGGACTTCGGCCGCGAGCACCCTGCTGTGCATCGTTTTGGGCGTCCCGTTGGCCCTGGTCCTTGCGCGGGACACGTTCCGCCTGCAGGGCCTGCTGCGCTCGCTGGTGCTCCTGCCGCTGGTGCTTCCCCCGGTGGTGGGAGGCATCGCCCTGCTCTACACGTTCGGCCGGCAGGGGCTGCTGGGGCGGACCCTGGAAGTGCTCGGCCTCCAGATCGCCTTTTCCACTACGGCCGTGGTCCTGGCGCAAACGTTCGTGGCGCTGCCCTTCCTGGTGGTGAGCCTGGAAGGCGCGTTACGGACCTCCGGGTCCAGGTACGAGGCGGTTGCCGCAACCCTGGGAGCCCGCCCGGGCACCGTCTTCCGGCGCGTCACGCTGCCGCTCGTCCTGCCCGGCCTGGCCTCCGGCGCCGTCCTCTCCTTCGCGCGGAGCCTGGGAGAATTCGGCGCCACGCTGACTTTCGCGGGCAGCCTGCAAGGGGTGACCCGGACCCTGCCGCTGGAGATCTACCTGCAGCGCGAAACGGACCCGGACGCCGCCGTCGCCCTGTCCCTGGTGCTGGTGGCGGTGGCCGTGGCGGTGGTTGCCCTCGCCTATTTAAGTGCGAGGCCCGGTAAGGGATCCCTCGCCGAACATGGTTTCCGACGAGGGATCACGTAG